In Aspergillus fumigatus Af293 chromosome 6, whole genome shotgun sequence, the genomic window TTTCAGTGTGAAAGCCATCCTTGACGCAAACCGTAACTCTCTCATGTTACTCGACCTCAAATTCAGTATTGGAACCCTGGGCCTCGCGACAGGCACTCTCTTCTCCGCTCTCTACGGCATGAACTTGAAGAACTTCATCGAAGAGTCCGATCTCGGATTTGGTGCTGTCTCTATGACTTGCTTTATGATCACCGCGGTCGTTTGTGTGTACGGACTCGCGAAGCTACGGAAGCTCCAGCGTGTTCGTATGTGGGGAGAAGCCGGTGTAGGCGGCGCACCCCTCACACCTCTGACGACCAGAAGTGGTATCCTGTCCGGCCATCGGTCCAACTGGCGTGCGGACTCTATTGAACCAGTCTGGGGCAGTCTTCCCGGCGAAGCTCGGACAGAGAGAATCAAACGTCTTCGGGAGACCGCGgctgcagccgctgccagGTCTGCAAGTGCCGACGCAACGGCCCAGAGGGCATCTGCTTTGCGAAGCTCGGCAAACGCGAATGGCGGAGCACCAAAAGGCTCCGAGCATTCTCCCACACGCGAGACTGAGGCCAGCGGCAGTTCTGCCTAGATCGCCAGTTGTGCCTCTGCCGTTGATACACTACTTTCCTCGGTGCTATTGGTCTCGTTGTTTCTTGCTATTCGACGAGGATATTCGTCTACTTTCTCCATCATGAAGCACCGTGTACTCGACATGCTTGTGTACAGTCCACCTCCCAGCTCATATAAGCTTATATCTGCGAACGTTTAGAGAATCCGCTCACATGTTCACGATCATCATTATGTTAATAGACTAGATAGACGGAACCATCGAGGTTTTCATGTATTTATAATTTCCTCGGCTTCTTTTCCACACACACGGTATGTCCAGCTTACAATTCATCCTTTTTGTCGGTCGCACGCAACCGCAACATAGCGACACCATGCGGCCGAACATAAGCCGTAACCGTGCCACTAGGCTGCACTGACCCAACCTTGGAccccatcaacaccttcgAATTCGACGGCAGAGGGCGCGAATAGACCTCATGCGCCCCACCCATAGCAGTCAAGTTATAGGGCGACGGCCCAGTAAACGTCCCGTTAATGATGGCCGCCGCATCCTCATTACTCATCCGGTTGGCCCACAGATCATACACATCCCAGTGCTGCTTGACCTGTTTCGCCGTTCCCTTGGCGCCGCTCTCCCAGAAGATATCGACCAGCGTGGCGTTCATCTCGCGAGCCTTGGACCCCGCGTTTAGCAGCAGTACCAGCTGGTCGCCGCCGCTCAGCGGGCCAGAGTACATCTGGATCTCGCCCTTGCCGTTCTCATCGACGTCGTCGACGAAGTAGCGCCACTGGCGGACGGGGGTGGAGGCAAGGGGGTCCTGCGAGACGGCGAGGACGGCCGGGTTctggaggatggagagggtGGGCGGATCGATCTTGGTCATGACGTTGGTCATGAGGAGGGGGGATTTGAGGGCGGCCCAGAGGCTCATGTGAGCAATTGATTCATCGTCGGTGAGGCCACCGTTCCCGACCTCTGTGCGCCGCGTCAGCGTGAATTTCCCATCCTTCGGGCGGGGTTGAATGTTGTTGCATTGGGGTTTGCTGGGGGGAAGTGGAACTTACGGAGCATATCGAGGTCGTTCCAGGCGCCTGGGATCGCCTTGGACGGATAGTAAACGGCCTTATTGAGGACATTCATGATGGAGCATTTGTAACCGGGCGTCTTGCAGTCCAGGCCGTCCAGTTCGGAACAGGGGCAGTTGACGTCGTCGCGGTCCCAGACGTTGCTCAGATCGCCAGTCGTGCGCCAGGAGTTGGCGATGGTTGGGGCGAAGTTCCAGGGCCCGTCGACGCCCCAATTACACAGGGAATAAAGCATTGGGCGACCAGTTGCATTGAGGGCCTTGAACATGGCGTTGTAGCGGTCAAAGGAGAGTTTGGGGGtaccttcttcgccttcgttGTAGCAATTGTCGTACTTGAGGTAGTCGATCTAGTTTTTTGGGTTTGCTGTCAGCCTTGGAGAACGCCAGGAGAACCGGAAAGAGAACATACACCCCAGCTTGCCCAGAGGGCAGCGTCCTTTTCCTCGTAACCGAGCGAGCCCTCATACCGCGCGCAAGTCCACCTTCCAGCGCTGGAGTAGATGCCGATTTTCAGGCCCAACTCATGGACTTTGTCTGCAAGATGGGCGATTCCATTTGGGAACTTCTCGGAGTCGGCGATGAGGTAGCCAGACGAGTTCCGGCCGGCCGACCAGCAGTCGTCCAAGACCACATATTCGTATCCCAAGTCCTTGAAGCCAAGAGAAACAATCCTCTCCGCCGCATCGAGAATGACTGTCTCGTTGAGTTCACAGGCGAACGAATTCCAGGTGTTCTGTATAGGAACGAGGTAAGCCGTCTATCTCCCGCATGCCTAATGTAAGTGAAAAGATCCAATGACTTACCCATCCCATCTGCGGTGTTAGAGCTAAGCCATTGTTCAATGCAGAAGCCTTGAGGCCGAAGAGCGCCGCGGAGAGCAGCAGTGAAGAGAGCGCCATTGTGCAGCGACGAAAGCGTTTGCAGGAAGACAGTTACTCTCAGCCACAGCAGAAGTAATTGGCAATTGCAGTAAATATTCCTCCATATTGCCTGCCCTTGATTACTGGGGATTTTATAGCCCGAGATATGCATCTCCGGCTCCCCCGCATGGGCTCACAGAGCCCTGGACAAGGACGGTGTTTCTCCGGGTCCGTAGCCTATTTAGGCCGTAGACTTTTCTCGAACTGGAGAAGCGGGAGTCTAAACCTGCAGACAACTGTGCATGGCATGATTAGTATCCTGGGATTCCTTGCAGATCAtggacaatgacatcaaaagaaaggagaaaCCTCGGGGATATTGTGAAGTCGCTTCGTGCAAAATTCCCCGGATTCTCTTCGGATTCTCATTCCCGTGGGCCTTGGAATATGAGGGGATGTCGATCACTCCCACGCTTATACATAGTACCAACTGGCCTTGGACGAAAACTAGCGTCGGTGAGTGATCTTTTATCGAGGGGTGTTGGAAATGGTCAACGCCTCTTTCCTAGGTTCTCCTACACTGTGGCTTAAGCTTCATCGAAGTTACAGGACGAACACGGGGCGTAAACACAAGAGTCAAGGAATGGCTCTCGTTTGCAGGGTATCTATTCTTGGGTATCATCGCAATCCCATCAATGAGCAGGCTGGTTACCCTTTCCCTGTCCCTTGTGGAGTCCCTTGGCACGCTCAATCCATACCTTCGCTGCGACCTCgactcctccttctcgagcACACTCCCGCTGGACAACCGCTGCGACCCATTCTAGGACCTGCGCAGCAGCCCGAACAGCCTCGGGAGCACTACATCCGACTGCCTGCGAGGCCTGTGCGGAATGAACCCTCGAGGTCCACTCCTGCGTTGTCCGTCTCCGGCCGCCGATCACCCCCATATTCCTTGTGCTGGGGATGCGTAACAGCGTCTTTTCCACTTCGTATCCGATCTCTTCGGCGGTTGCCACTGTCTTGGCAGTAAGAGAGCCGTACATGGAATTGGCCGCGCCGGTATCGGTGCGCTCCTTCTGTTTAGCAGCCCGGAGCGCTTTCAAGTCCCCGGCTGCCGGTTGAGGATTCTGTTCCAcctcttgatcttctgggCGGTCAACAGACCCTTTTTGGTTAGGCTTCGGTGGCGGGTAACGATATCTGGCTCCGGAGAGCGAGTGAGAGCAGCAGGGTATTGAGATGAACGGTAAGGGGGATGCCGGGTTTGAGAGGGCAGCCATAAGAGGCGTCCAGACTGTGAGCTCGTCGGCATGATTCGAGATGATGAatgtgtgctccggaaacATGCCTGTGTGCGTTTTCACACCAAAGTCCATCTCCGAGTCTGTGCACACGTCTGCAAATGGCTTCGGTATGTATATTTCCTCCTTGAGTCTCTCCTGGATTGACGACGGGAATATACTCCAGGTCTTTCGACGACGAGCATCAAATCCCCAGCCATGGTACCCTTCCGAGAGAAGCACATAGACAAGCACCCCGTTTCCACAAGCGACATCCACGAACCCGGGGAACTTTAAGTCGTACTTTCCTTGCTCCTTCTGGTCGGGGCTTCTCTCATCGGCGGGTACAACTCCGTACATACTCCTCCACAACTCGATCAGGAAGGCCGTGATGGAGAGGTCTTCAAAAACATGCTTGGTCGGTTCAGTATCCTCAACCCAATTCTGACAGAGGTCCGCCGCATACTTCAATTTGAGTCGCGCATAGGTGTCTTGCACGAGGTGCTTTGGTATCACGTTATCTTTGTGCGGGTTGTAGTTCCCTCCTTCTGGCTTTTCGTCCAGGCGCGTCTGACGAGCAAGCCGGATATGAGTACTCAACAGCGCGAGCAGGGTGCGCTCTAGACGGTTCTGGATCGGTTCTTCCTCGTAGGGAAGGAAGTGCACCGACATTATCCCGGTTCCTTTATTCTCTTCGGATGAATGTGGAAAGGCATTGGGTGTAAAATCATACAGAAAGGCCAATGATCGTAGCAAGGGGTGGTACCATggcatctcctccttggacgAGACATGCGGCAGGTAAATGACCAAGAAGCGTTGGCGAGGCGACTCAGCCTTCGATTCGCATTGCTCGCTTTGAGCAATGTTTGTACTGTTAGATGTTGGGGGAAGTTCATCCGCCTCGTAAAAATGACAGGTCTGTTCGAGGGGCCGGTCCAGATTCCTATTCCTAGGGATGAGCCTTCTCACAAAGGTCCTCTTCAGTTCGAATCCAGGTACACTCCTTGCGGGAAGAGGCTCGACATAATCTTCTTTTTGGGTATCCTGGTCTCTGCCGCCGCTCCCCTGATCTCGACTCTGCTCCATAGCATGCGGGGCGCTGAGAACGCCCAGGCTATCATAAAGAATATCCGCACGGAACAAGTGGCTTGAATTCAGGTTGGGATTCGCCAACAGAAAAACCGTCATGTTTTGAATCACCTCTAGAGTAAAGGAGAGATCACCCTCTATCAGATCTGGCGAGGTTACCCACCCCTCCTGCAGGGTTTTCAGAACAGGTGATGGCTCTATCGTCTCAGCCAGAGGCTTCCCGGAGAGCTTAGTGACATCTCGCGGGTTCTTCTTCACGTTCCTCGGCATATTGTAATTGTTGAGCGGCCAACAGGCCTTGTCTCCCAATGTCTTGGTCTGTTCGCTGATATTGTGGCGGTTAAAAGAGCGGCGTGATGTGGTAAAATAATTATTATCAGTCTCGGGTGGTTGAGAAAAGCTTACCACAACACCATCGGGATTCTGATGTTGTGTTCAGAGCACACCTTTGTGAGCCAATACAGCAGAAGTTGCAATTTTGCTTTCAGATATCGCATACCGCACGCTGATGAGATCTGGTTTCGCTTATATTTGTCGGCTCAGTCAGGTGACACTGTTCCTGGTCGTTGCAGCGCCAGCCCTACAGGGGATTCAGCCCGTCTGTATCATGAGCAACTGAGGCCGGAAGCAATTGCATCTATTTATCCGGCTGCATCATATATCCTCATCAATCATATGCGTCAGTTGGAAGGCAGAACAGAACTCTTGGGtagagaaaaaagaaatctccccgacagggagtcgaaccctgGTCTCCCGCGCTCGTTCTCAATTTGAGTGACAAGCGGAAATCATGACCGTtagaccatcgaggatttCTTAGGCACTAGGGCACACTATTTGATTATATGTCAGTCCGCAAGTCAGCATCCTTAAATTCGCTGATATTACCTCCATAGTTACCATACTACGTAACCATAGAAGCTATCAGCATTTCTCTTCCCTGATATCTCCAAAGAATGTCGTCTGTCGATGTTCCAATCCCTCTCAGACTCATTCGACATCTTCTTTAACATTGCCCACAGCCTCTTTGCTACCTGCTTGTCTTCTTATGGGTACATCTTGCCATCATATATATGGTGTTAGAAGTCTATATGTGTGTTGAGTTGTTTGGTGGAAGTTACTACCATGCAACTGTCAAGGTGACCACAGCGCTAAGCGCAATTCAACATGCTCCTTGACCTTTTCAGACACCTCTCTTCGTACCCTACATAAGTGTCGACAAGCAACCTTGAATGAAATTGGATAACGTCACGAACTTTCCGCAATGAAGACCTGAAGAACCGGATGTAGGGCTTACCCATTCTTTCCTCTGGACTATACAATCACAAGGCCAAAACGTGGGGTTCACCGTTCTCCACTAATGCGATGATCTCCAAAACTTGGTCCTCGGCCAGCAGTGTTCCTTCATGATGACGACTAGTTCTGCTTAAAGGAAGAGGCAACTCGGTTACTGTACTGTCAATTTGGCAGGAAAGAGGGCCACTTACTGCGATGAGGGAGCAATCAGCAATCATAAGCGCACCACTGCGGTGAACAATAGGTTCTGGCTCCCCTGCTCACGATCTAGCACTCTGTTCACTGGCCAATCATCTCGCGCGCGGCGATACATCTGCTCCCACCGTTCGGAATCCGATACAGGATATGGCACTGGAAGGTGCGGAGCGAGGGTGGGATTGAAGTCAGGCGGCTGGGATCTGCCTGTCATCCCCTCGTAAGTCTGAGGAGGAGCACGCGCGTGGAACTGAGCCGACCCATGTATCGGCCACAAGACGAATCGTCGCCGATATAACCCCTCGCAATGCTCGATGTCCACTGTCCACACGGCTATCTGCAAATGACTATTATTTTCTGATACATTTTTCTCCAGCATATTACTTCTT contains:
- a CDS encoding glycoside hydrolase family 27 protein; this translates as MHISGYKIPSNQGQAIWRNIYCNCQLLLLWLRVTVFLQTLSSLHNGALFTAALRGALRPQGFCIEQWLSSNTADGMVILDAAERIVSLGFKDLGYEYVVLDDCWSAGRNSSGYLIADSEKFPNGIAHLADKVHELGLKIGIYSSAGRWTCARYEGSLGYEEKDAALWASWGIDYLKYDNCYNEGEEGTPKLSFDRYNAMFKALNATGRPMLYSLCNWGVDGPWNFAPTIANSWRTTGDLSNVWDRDDVNCPCSELDGLDCKTPGYKCSIMNVLNKAVYYPSKAIPGAWNDLDMLQVGNGGLTDDESIAHMSLWAALKSPLLMTNVMTKIDPPTLSILQNPAVLAVSQDPLASTPVRQWRYFVDDVDENGKGEIQMYSGPLSGGDQLVLLLNAGSKAREMNATLVDIFWESGAKGTAKQVKQHWDVYDLWANRMSNEDAAAIINGTFTGPSPYNLTAMGGAHEVYSRPLPSNSKVLMGSKVGSVQPSGTVTAYVRPHGVAMLRLRATDKKDEL
- the trm44 gene encoding tRNA (uracil) methyltransferase is translated as MPRNVKKNPRDVTKLSGKPLAETIEPSPVLKTLQEGWVTSPDLIEGDLSFTLEVIQNMTVFLLANPNLNSSHLFRADILYDSLGVLSAPHAMEQSRDQGSGGRDQDTQKEDYVEPLPARSVPGFELKRTFVRRLIPRNRNLDRPLEQTCHFYEADELPPTSNSTNIAQSEQCESKAESPRQRFLVIYLPHVSSKEEMPWYHPLLRSLAFLYDFTPNAFPHSSEENKGTGIMSVHFLPYEEEPIQNRLERTLLALLSTHIRLARQTRLDEKPEGGNYNPHKDNVIPKHLVQDTYARLKLKYAADLCQNWVEDTEPTKHVFEDLSITAFLIELWRSMYGVVPADERSPDQKEQGKYDLKFPGFVDVACGNGVLVYVLLSEGYHGWGFDARRRKTWSIFPSSIQERLKEEIYIPKPFADVCTDSEMDFGVKTHTGMFPEHTFIISNHADELTVWTPLMAALSNPASPLPFISIPCCSHSLSGARYRYPPPKPNQKGSVDRPEDQEVEQNPQPAAGDLKALRAAKQKERTDTGAANSMYGSLTAKTVATAEEIGYEVEKTLLRIPSTRNMGVIGGRRRTTQEWTSRVHSAQASQAVGCSAPEAVRAAAQVLEWVAAVVQRECAREGGVEVAAKVWIERAKGLHKGQGKGNQPAH